In a single window of the Lycium ferocissimum isolate CSIRO_LF1 unplaced genomic scaffold, AGI_CSIRO_Lferr_CH_V1 ctg9618, whole genome shotgun sequence genome:
- the LOC132046142 gene encoding pentatricopeptide repeat-containing protein At4g21065 → MQSNNISGESTKPYVLKKCIALLLSCASSTYKFKQVHAFSIRRGIPLSSPEMGKYLIFALVSLSGPMSYAQKIFNQIQFPNIFTWNTMIRGYAESENPYPAIEIHNKMCVNNVASDTHTYPFVLKAIAKVIDVREGEKVHCVAIRNGFESLVFVQNSLVHFYGAIGQAENAHKVFEEMSDKNLVAWNSVINGYALNSRPNETLTLFRKMVLEGVRPDGFTMVSLLTASAELGALALGRRAHVYMLKVGLDKNLHAANALLDLYAKSGNVKEAEQVFDELEEDSVVSWTSLIVGLAVNGFGEKALELFKEMERKGFVPTEITFVGVLYACSHCGLVDKGFAYFERMQKLFGIKPKIEHYGCMVDLLGRAGLVEKAYEYIKDMPLQPNAVIWRTLLGACSIHGHLALAEITRNHLKLLEPKHSGDYVLLSNLYAAERRWSDVHQLRRTMLKEGVKKVPGHSLVELGNRVHEFVMGDRSHPKTEAIYAMLAEMTRLLRLEGYVPHTSNVLADIEEEEKETALAYHSEKIAIAFMLISTPPGIPIRIVKNLRVCADCHLAIKLTSKVFDREIVVRDRSRFHHFTNGSCSCKDYW, encoded by the coding sequence ATGCAGTCAAATAACATTAGTGGAGAGAGCACAAAACCATACGTATTGAAGAAATGCATTGCCCTTTTACTTTCATGTGCTTCCTCAACTTACAAATTCAAGCAAGTACATGCTTTTTCCATCAGGCGTGGCATTCCTTTATCAAGCCCTGAAATGGGCAAGTACTTGATTTTCGCTCTTGTTTCCCTTTCAGGCCCAATGTCTTATGCCCAAAAAATCTTTAATCAAATTCAGTTCCCAAATATCTTCACTTGGAATACTATGATTAGAGGTTATGCTGAGAGTGAAAACCCATATCCAGCTATTGAAATACACAATAAAATGTGTGTGAATAATGTTGCATCTGACACACATACATACCCTTTTGTTCTAAAAGCTATTGCTAAGGTGATTGATGTTAGGGAAGGAGAAAAGGTGCATTGTGTGGCTATTAGAAATGGGTTTGAATCATTGGTGTTCGTCCAGAATTCTTTGGTTCATTTTTATGGAGCAATTGGTCAAGCAGAAAATGCACATAAGGTGTTTGAGGAAATGTCTGACAAGAATCTTGTGGCATGGAATTCAGTGATTAATGGCTATGCTTTAAATAGTAGACCTAATGAAACGTTGACCCTTTTCAGGAAAATGGTTTTGGAAGGTGTTAGGCCTGATGGTTTTACTATGGTTAGTTTGTTGACTGCTTCCGCTGAGCTTGGTGCGTTAGCATTGGGTAGACGCGCGCACGTGTATATGTTGAAGGTGGGATTGGATAAGAATTTACATGCTGCAAATGCCCTTTTGGATCTTTATGCTAAATCTGGGAATGTAAAAGAGGCAGAACAAGTTTTTGATGAGTTGGAGGAGGATAGTGTAGTGTCTTGGACATCTTTAATTGTAGGTTTGGCTGTCAATGGTTTTGGTGAGAAAGCACTTGAGCTTTTCaaggaaatggaaagaaaaggatTTGTGCCTACTGAGATCACATTCGTCGGGGTCTTATACGCCTGTAGCCATTGTGGTTTGGTGGATAAAGGGTTTGCTTACTTCGAAAGGATGCAAAAGTTGTTTGGAATTAAGCCGAAAATTGAACATTATGGCTGCATGGTTGATTTGTTAGGAAGGGCTGGTTTAGTGGAAAAGGCGTACGAGTATATTAAAGACATGCCGTTGCAACCCAATGCTGTGATTTGGCGAACATTACTCGGTGCGTGCTCAATACATGGTCATTTAGCTCTAGCGGAGATAACTAGAAATCACCTTAAGCTGTTAGAACCTAAACATTCTGGGGATTATGTGCTCCTTTCAAACCTTTATGCAGCCGAGAGGCGTTGGTCAGATGTGCATCAACTAAGGAGAACTATGCTTAAAGAAGGGGTGAAAAAGGTGCCAGGGCATAGCCTTGTTGAGTTGGGTAATcgtgtgcatgaatttgttatgGGAGACAGATCCCATCCTAAAACTGAGGCTATATATGCTATGCTTGCAGAAATGACTAGATTGTTgagattggaaggttatgtccCTCACACATCAAATGTGCTTGCTGATATAGAGGAAGAGGAGAAGGAGACTGCTTTGGCTTACCATAGTGAAAAAATTGCAATTGCATTCATGTTGATTAGTACACCACCTGGGATCCCTATTCGAATTGTGAAGAACTTAAGGGTCTGTGCTGATTGCCACCTTGCCATAAAACTAACATCGAAGGTCTTCGATCGCGAGATAGTCGTTAGAGATCGTAGCCGGTTTCACCATTTTACCAATGGATCTTGCTCTTGTAAAGATTATTGGTAG